The genomic DNA AAGGTGGAAAGGTTCATGAGCCAGCGTGCTCCACTGCAGCCCTGCCGGCATTGCAAAAGGGGGTTTCAGCACTGCGGCCATATCAATTTCGCCTGCGTCAACGAGGTTAAGCAGGTCCATCGACAGGCCTGGTATAACACGTATGCGGCAGCCGGCACTCTGTCTGCAGAACGTCGTCAGCGCATCCGGAAGCAGCGTTCGCTGTATCGAGGCAATGGCCCCTATCGTGATGGTTTTACCCGGGTTATACCGGTTCAGTCTCTCACCCAGACCGTCATACAGCGTGAGAAGCTCCTGCGCCTGAGAGACCAGTTGCACGCCTTTCTGGTTCAGACGAGCGTTTCTTCCCGACCGGTCAAACAGCGGAAAGTTTAAGTCGGCCTCCAGCCTCTGCATCTGGGCGCTGACGGCCGCCTGCGTCAGCCCGATTTTATTGCCTGCCGCCGCAAAAGTCCCTTCCTTTGCCACCATCAGAAACGTTTTTAGTTCACGGATCATCACGCCCACAATCCACAAATATTATTTGTTATATATAAAAATATAAATTGATTTTAATCAAATTAAATTATTCATAAGCTCATTTGTGACGGTAATGTTAATGCATACGAGCCTCCTGACTCCGAATTCGCATTAAGCATTGCGCCTCCTGAAACTATTCATCCTGCCGCAAGCCGGCGGATATTCTTACTGAGGATGCATAAATGAGCCTTTCCCCTTTCCATCTGGCGATCCCCGTATACGACCTGAAAGCAACACGTCATTTCTATGGCGAGGTCTTTGGCCTGAGTGAAGGCCGTTCAAGCGAACAGTGGGTGGACTTTGACTTCTATGGTCATCAGCTGGTCATTCACGAACATCCTAAAACCGCATCGCAGGAGAGCGTGCACTCCAACTCCGTCGACGGTCATGAAGTACCTGTCCCGCACTTTGGCATCATCCTGAAGTGGGAGGAGTGGGAGGCCCTCGCTGAACGCCTCAGATCCTTTAACACTAAATTTGTCATCGAACCCTACATCCGCTTTAAGGGACAGGTTGGCGAGCAGGCCACCATGTTTTTATTCGACCCGTGTGGTAACGCCCTTGAGTTCAAGGCGTTCAAGGATATGAGCCAGCTTTTCGCGAAATAACCTCTCTGGCACGGCTTCAGGCCGTGCCACATCACACCTTCACCCG from Pantoea sp. Lij88 includes the following:
- a CDS encoding LysR substrate-binding domain-containing protein — encoded protein: MIRELKTFLMVAKEGTFAAAGNKIGLTQAAVSAQMQRLEADLNFPLFDRSGRNARLNQKGVQLVSQAQELLTLYDGLGERLNRYNPGKTITIGAIASIQRTLLPDALTTFCRQSAGCRIRVIPGLSMDLLNLVDAGEIDMAAVLKPPFAMPAGLQWSTLAHEPFHLIVPKGVAGDDIAALLSAQPFIRYDRSSFGGRQVDRFLREMGLSVNEICEVDELEAILKLVSNGMGVALLPRTATWRRWPASVRAIGLGDKVFYRDVGLIHRPLESLDEDVRRISEQIILLASRQTRPATA
- a CDS encoding VOC family protein, translating into MSLSPFHLAIPVYDLKATRHFYGEVFGLSEGRSSEQWVDFDFYGHQLVIHEHPKTASQESVHSNSVDGHEVPVPHFGIILKWEEWEALAERLRSFNTKFVIEPYIRFKGQVGEQATMFLFDPCGNALEFKAFKDMSQLFAK